In a genomic window of Desulfovibrio litoralis DSM 11393:
- a CDS encoding lipopolysaccharide biosynthesis protein — MKESSLAKRYVFKLIANFAAIPIYLVMEALLPRALGPASYGNFNFITAQFLQATTFLDMGSSTCLSISMSKRPYEFGLPSFYLRISFFVFLLTLGLGFLCLYPPVGVLVLPDVPLYLAPLGALWAYLTWTGRILRGMNDALGITVSSETVRMSFSMIGAVTLFLLYLSGILSLSVLFIQQYLFLFLPALGYALVMRKFWSNNAKNNANNNTNNNTNSNTSTTQTEEIQTTRSVFYLDKTAQKNYAKEFWHYSHPLFILALISALSLGGERWLLQFFSGSEAQGYFSLGQKVGMACFLFVSAMVPLFMRELSKAHGENNYQAMGALLDRYAPILYAVAALLSAFACIEGIFLTKLFGGEKFLAAGPAVQLMALYPVHQAYGQLAGAVFHASSETRTLRNVSVVFMFFGLILAFYLLAPKDNSESTNVFFQHFSGLGLGAYGLALKTIGVQILSVTTLLWVCSRKVPFNFKRNLLHQVVSLSTFLTIALIAKQSSLTLLGFFSTFNSEPIRFILSGFIYLILNCVFIFIFPFLIGLNKTDLNKIFHKIKQFF, encoded by the coding sequence ATGAAAGAAAGTTCTCTCGCTAAACGCTATGTTTTTAAACTAATAGCCAACTTTGCCGCAATTCCGATTTATTTGGTCATGGAAGCTCTTTTGCCAAGAGCATTGGGACCGGCAAGTTATGGGAATTTTAATTTTATTACGGCTCAATTTTTACAAGCCACAACTTTTTTGGATATGGGAAGCTCCACCTGTCTTTCTATTTCCATGTCAAAACGCCCTTATGAATTCGGATTACCTAGCTTTTATTTAAGAATTTCATTTTTTGTCTTTTTATTGACTTTGGGTTTGGGCTTTCTCTGTTTATATCCACCTGTCGGAGTTTTGGTTTTGCCTGATGTTCCTTTATATCTAGCACCACTTGGGGCATTGTGGGCATATTTAACCTGGACGGGACGCATCTTAAGAGGCATGAATGATGCCCTCGGCATTACCGTTTCAAGCGAAACAGTACGCATGAGTTTTAGCATGATCGGAGCTGTTACGCTCTTTTTGCTTTATCTAAGCGGAATCTTAAGTTTAAGCGTCTTATTTATTCAACAATATTTATTTTTATTTTTGCCCGCCTTAGGCTATGCCTTGGTAATGCGTAAGTTTTGGAGCAACAACGCAAAAAACAACGCAAATAACAACACAAATAACAACACAAACAGCAACACAAGCACCACACAAACCGAAGAAATACAAACAACTCGTTCTGTTTTTTATCTTGATAAAACAGCTCAAAAAAACTACGCAAAAGAATTTTGGCACTATTCTCACCCTTTATTTATTTTGGCTCTTATTTCCGCTTTGAGCCTAGGCGGAGAACGTTGGCTTTTACAGTTTTTTTCAGGTAGCGAAGCCCAAGGATATTTTTCACTCGGACAAAAAGTGGGTATGGCGTGTTTTTTATTTGTTTCGGCGATGGTTCCTTTATTTATGAGAGAACTTTCCAAAGCTCACGGAGAAAATAACTATCAAGCGATGGGAGCTTTACTCGATCGTTATGCCCCGATTTTATATGCCGTTGCGGCACTTTTATCGGCGTTTGCTTGCATAGAAGGAATATTTTTAACAAAACTTTTTGGCGGGGAAAAATTTTTGGCGGCCGGCCCCGCCGTACAGTTAATGGCTCTTTACCCTGTTCACCAAGCCTACGGGCAACTTGCCGGTGCGGTTTTTCACGCCAGTTCGGAAACAAGAACCTTGCGTAATGTTTCAGTCGTGTTTATGTTCTTTGGGTTGATACTTGCCTTTTATTTGTTAGCCCCAAAAGACAACAGCGAAAGCACAAATGTTTTTTTTCAACATTTCAGCGGACTGGGTTTGGGAGCTTATGGATTAGCCTTAAAAACCATAGGTGTACAAATTTTATCGGTTACCACTCTTTTATGGGTTTGTAGCCGTAAAGTTCCTTTTAACTTTAAACGCAATCTTTTACATCAAGTTGTTTCTTTAAGTACTTTTCTAACAATAGCGTTGATTGCCAAACAAAGTTCTTTGACTTTACTCGGCTTTTTCTCTACATTCAACTCTGAACCGATACGTTTTATCCTTTCGGGTTTCATTTATCTTATTCTCAATTGTGTTTTTATTTTTATCTTCCCTTTTTTAATCGGGCTTAACAAAACAGATTTAAACAAGATATTTCATAAAATAAAACAATTCTTTTAA
- a CDS encoding oligosaccharide flippase family protein, translating into MKESSLAKRYVFKLIANFAAIPIYLVMEALLPRALGPASYGNFNFITAQFLQATTFLDMGSSTCLSISMSKRLFRSFGRIKTLNTHQKQPIIKKINLLNRSACSHFGLILTYPSK; encoded by the coding sequence ATGAAAGAAAGTTCTCTCGCTAAACGCTATGTTTTTAAACTAATAGCCAACTTTGCCGCAATTCCGATTTATTTGGTCATGGAAGCTCTTTTGCCAAGAGCATTGGGACCGGCAAGTTATGGGAATTTTAACTTTATTACGGCTCAATTTTTACAAGCCACCACTTTTTTGGATATGGGAAGCTCCACCTGTCTTTCTATTTCCATGTCAAAACGCCTTTTTCGGAGTTTTGGGCGTATAAAAACGCTAAACACGCATCAAAAACAACCGATTATCAAAAAAATAAACCTATTAAACCGAAGTGCCTGCTCCCACTTCGGTTTGATCTTAACATATCCAAGCAAATGA
- a CDS encoding IMP cyclohydrolase yields the protein MDNLLIKRAILSVTDKSGLVPFATFLADNNVELVSTGGTAKTLKEAGLKVTLVEEVTGFPEIMGGRVKTLNPHIHGGILADKDNPDHLETLAKHKIKTFDLVCINLYNFAEAASKGLKLKEAIEQIDIGGPCMLRAAAKNFSSVLVVPETCYYSEIQKALSENKMQADIKLRLKLATKTFELTSNYDAMITKYMKSFI from the coding sequence GTGGATAATTTATTGATTAAAAGAGCAATTTTAAGTGTTACCGATAAAAGCGGTCTCGTGCCGTTTGCCACTTTTTTGGCAGACAACAATGTTGAACTTGTTTCAACGGGCGGAACGGCAAAAACGCTAAAAGAAGCCGGATTAAAAGTTACCTTAGTCGAAGAAGTTACGGGTTTTCCCGAAATTATGGGCGGAAGAGTAAAAACTCTTAACCCACATATTCATGGTGGTATTTTAGCCGATAAAGACAACCCAGACCACCTTGAAACATTGGCAAAACACAAGATTAAAACTTTTGATTTGGTTTGTATCAATCTTTATAATTTTGCCGAAGCCGCAAGCAAAGGGCTTAAGTTAAAAGAGGCTATCGAACAAATAGATATTGGCGGTCCTTGCATGCTCAGAGCGGCTGCAAAAAATTTCTCAAGCGTTTTGGTGGTTCCGGAAACCTGTTATTATTCGGAAATTCAAAAAGCTTTAAGCGAAAATAAAATGCAAGCAGATATAAAACTTAGGCTTAAACTAGCGACAAAAACCTTTGAATTGACTTCAAATTATGACGCTATGATTACAAAATATATGAAAAGTTTTATTTAA
- the fliR gene encoding flagellar biosynthetic protein FliR: MNVFNFNYVELLGFLLTFVRVSIVIFLLPIFGGDSVPMRIKAYLAAIITFVLFPSIALDGNAFPLNIWSLTIFILGEIFVGLTLSLMVQFVFAGIQTGGQVLGFQMGFTMVTAIDPLTGGQTAITSHFLYMIAVLIFFIFNGHLVMLYGISQSFTLIPPGSLLIRPELLDFILELSGNMFILALHIGAPVIVALFTVELALALMGRAAPQMNLLMIGFPVKIAVGFFFMGVLFTIISDHIQNFVEILPNNFAAVIHSMSPF, translated from the coding sequence ATGAATGTTTTTAATTTTAACTATGTAGAACTTTTAGGTTTTTTACTGACTTTTGTTCGAGTCAGTATTGTTATATTTCTGTTGCCTATTTTTGGTGGCGATAGTGTTCCGATGAGAATAAAAGCTTATTTGGCGGCGATTATTACCTTTGTTTTGTTTCCGTCGATTGCTCTTGATGGTAATGCGTTCCCTTTAAATATTTGGAGCTTGACAATTTTTATTTTGGGCGAAATTTTTGTGGGCTTAACCTTGTCTTTAATGGTACAGTTTGTCTTTGCCGGAATTCAAACCGGCGGACAGGTTTTGGGTTTTCAGATGGGTTTTACAATGGTTACGGCGATAGACCCTTTAACCGGCGGACAAACCGCGATAACCTCTCACTTTTTATATATGATTGCCGTTTTAATATTTTTTATCTTTAATGGTCATTTGGTTATGTTATATGGAATAAGTCAAAGTTTTACTCTTATTCCACCGGGCTCGCTTTTGATACGTCCTGAACTTTTAGATTTTATTCTCGAATTATCGGGCAATATGTTTATTTTGGCTCTTCATATCGGAGCCCCCGTTATTGTTGCATTATTTACGGTTGAGCTTGCCCTCGCGTTAATGGGGCGTGCCGCACCGCAGATGAACTTGTTAATGATTGGCTTCCCGGTTAAGATAGCCGTTGGTTTCTTTTTTATGGGTGTTTTATTTACGATTATTTCTGATCATATTCAAAACTTTGTGGAAATATTACCGAATAACTTTGCTGCGGTTATTCACTCCATGTCTCCTTTTTAG
- the flhB gene encoding flagellar biosynthesis protein FlhB encodes MGQSDPSKTEEATPKRVDKSRQEGNVIKSQEVSKAITVLAGLVGAILWMPYMGRELEGLFRHFLTAPTLKFSPTLQEMTAMGEWLSWEIAKLVLPIILFIGFWAYLVLRWQVGSLWTTKVFVPKLSKFNVLSGLKRMFFSSQTFIRLGRSLLQAIVIGIAPWLVIRKEMDSFITLYYSTAAGVASYLLDMSKKMVTYALVPMIIIAAVDYWYTRWNYFEQLKMTKDEIKDERKQSEGDPIIKSKQRQKMMQAMAKRMMQEVPKADVIVTNPTHIAVALRYDQQEAPAPIVVAKGADRVAEKIKEIAREHKVPIRENKPLARALYSQVEIGDVIPEDLYKVVASLLAQIWKMKGKYQQ; translated from the coding sequence ATGGGACAGTCAGATCCGAGTAAGACAGAAGAAGCAACCCCCAAGCGAGTAGATAAATCAAGGCAAGAGGGGAACGTTATTAAATCACAAGAAGTGAGTAAGGCAATCACGGTCTTGGCGGGTTTGGTGGGGGCTATTCTTTGGATGCCTTATATGGGGCGCGAGCTTGAGGGCTTGTTTCGCCACTTTCTCACCGCACCGACTTTAAAGTTTTCTCCTACTCTCCAAGAGATGACGGCTATGGGCGAATGGCTTTCTTGGGAAATCGCCAAACTTGTCTTGCCGATTATTCTTTTTATCGGCTTTTGGGCTTATCTTGTTTTAAGGTGGCAGGTTGGGTCGCTTTGGACCACAAAAGTATTTGTTCCGAAATTATCAAAATTTAATGTACTTAGTGGCTTAAAGCGTATGTTTTTTTCGTCTCAAACCTTTATTCGTTTGGGGCGTAGTTTGTTACAAGCGATAGTAATCGGAATTGCTCCTTGGCTTGTTATTCGTAAAGAGATGGATTCGTTTATTACTTTATATTATTCAACGGCTGCCGGGGTTGCCTCTTATCTTTTGGATATGTCAAAAAAAATGGTTACTTATGCTTTAGTCCCGATGATTATTATCGCCGCCGTTGATTATTGGTATACACGTTGGAACTATTTTGAACAACTTAAAATGACCAAAGACGAAATAAAAGACGAGAGAAAACAGTCGGAAGGCGACCCGATTATTAAATCAAAACAAAGACAAAAAATGATGCAGGCAATGGCAAAGCGTATGATGCAGGAAGTTCCGAAAGCAGACGTTATTGTTACTAACCCGACCCATATTGCCGTTGCTTTACGCTATGATCAACAAGAAGCTCCGGCTCCGATAGTTGTGGCAAAAGGAGCAGACAGAGTAGCCGAAAAAATTAAAGAAATTGCACGCGAACACAAAGTTCCTATTAGAGAAAATAAACCTCTGGCACGAGCTTTGTATAGTCAGGTTGAGATTGGCGACGTAATTCCCGAAGATTTATACAAGGTAGTAGCGTCGTTACTGGCTCAAATATGGAAAATGAAAGGTAAATACCAACAATAA
- the flhA gene encoding flagellar biosynthesis protein FlhA, translating into MATDQNSFSNINYQRFAKQGDILLAGGVITILFVMLVPMPTFILDLMLTLSFSASLVILVTSMFILSPLEFSIFPSLLLVTTLLRLALNIATTRLVLMNGENGTAAAGKVIQAFGEFVVGGNYVIGAVVFLILFVLNKMVITTGTTRIAEVAARFTLDAMPGKQMAIEADLNAGLIDEQEATKRREKMRKEADFYGAMDGAGKFVQGDVNACMFILIINIIGGVLIGVFQKDMAWMDAMRTYTLLTIGDGLVATIPSIIISTAAGIIVSRAASEAKMGEEFLGQLTYHSKALKLVSGVLALFSLVPGMPMAPFLFFALLLFFVAKISESNQKVVLSQAAQLEGRGAKKKGEGMDTPEEVQALLPLDTLELEVGYGLIPLVDEDQNGNLLSRIRSIRRQFALDMGVVVPSLHLRDNLQLKPGQYSLLIKGNQVASAEILIDHYLAMDPGNAKHSIKGVETREPAFNLPALWIPEGRKEEAMLAGYTVVDPSTVIATHLTEVFKRHLSDFLGRQEVQGLLDNLSKTAPKAVEDLVPGVMSLGVVQKVLQNLVKENVSIRDLLSIVETLADYGINVKSPEMLTEYAREKLARSIVKPYLDSNGGLPIVTLDMNAEKTIQDSIRHTENGAYLALNPGSAQRLIQQINNVIENAVATDGQPVILASPISRPYLAQVVMRFLPNIPVLSQAEIPPDIRLSSVGNVVFE; encoded by the coding sequence ATGGCTACAGATCAAAATTCTTTCTCTAATATAAATTATCAACGCTTCGCAAAACAGGGTGATATTCTGTTGGCTGGTGGAGTCATAACTATCTTGTTTGTTATGCTTGTGCCTATGCCGACTTTTATTCTAGACTTAATGTTAACTTTAAGTTTTAGCGCTTCTTTGGTTATTTTAGTTACCTCAATGTTTATCTTATCGCCTTTGGAATTTTCTATTTTCCCGTCTTTATTGCTGGTAACCACACTTTTGCGTTTAGCCTTAAATATTGCCACAACTCGTTTGGTTTTAATGAACGGAGAAAACGGAACAGCCGCGGCGGGTAAAGTTATCCAAGCCTTTGGAGAATTTGTTGTTGGCGGAAACTATGTTATCGGTGCGGTTGTCTTTTTAATTTTATTTGTTTTAAATAAAATGGTTATTACAACGGGTACAACTCGTATCGCCGAAGTTGCCGCTCGTTTTACTTTAGATGCTATGCCCGGTAAACAAATGGCGATCGAAGCCGACTTAAATGCGGGCTTGATTGATGAACAAGAGGCCACAAAACGCCGTGAAAAAATGCGTAAAGAGGCTGATTTTTACGGTGCTATGGACGGTGCTGGAAAGTTTGTACAGGGTGATGTTAACGCCTGTATGTTTATTTTGATTATTAATATTATCGGTGGTGTATTAATCGGGGTTTTTCAAAAAGATATGGCGTGGATGGATGCTATGCGTACCTACACCCTTTTGACCATTGGTGATGGTTTGGTTGCCACTATTCCTTCGATTATTATTTCTACTGCTGCCGGTATTATTGTTTCTCGTGCGGCTTCTGAAGCAAAGATGGGCGAAGAGTTTTTAGGACAGTTAACCTATCACTCCAAAGCATTAAAACTTGTTTCCGGTGTGCTTGCTTTGTTTTCTTTGGTTCCGGGAATGCCTATGGCTCCATTTTTATTCTTTGCACTTTTATTATTTTTTGTCGCAAAGATTTCTGAATCAAACCAAAAAGTAGTCTTAAGCCAAGCTGCCCAACTTGAGGGTAGAGGGGCGAAGAAAAAAGGCGAGGGAATGGATACGCCCGAAGAGGTTCAAGCTCTCTTACCTCTTGATACGCTAGAACTTGAAGTTGGATATGGCTTAATTCCTTTGGTTGACGAAGACCAAAACGGAAACCTATTGTCTCGTATTCGCTCAATTCGTAGGCAGTTTGCCCTTGATATGGGTGTTGTTGTTCCTTCTTTACATTTACGAGATAATTTGCAACTCAAGCCCGGGCAATACAGCTTATTGATCAAGGGTAATCAAGTTGCGAGTGCGGAAATTTTAATTGACCATTATTTGGCAATGGACCCGGGTAACGCCAAACACAGCATAAAAGGCGTTGAAACTCGCGAACCTGCCTTTAACTTGCCGGCACTTTGGATTCCTGAAGGGCGAAAAGAAGAAGCAATGCTCGCAGGTTATACCGTTGTTGACCCGTCTACGGTTATCGCCACTCACTTAACCGAAGTCTTTAAACGCCACTTGTCTGACTTTTTGGGTCGTCAAGAAGTTCAAGGCTTACTCGACAATCTTTCAAAAACAGCTCCGAAAGCAGTCGAAGACCTTGTTCCGGGAGTTATGTCTCTGGGCGTTGTGCAAAAAGTATTGCAAAATTTAGTCAAAGAAAATGTTTCAATCAGAGACTTGTTGTCTATCGTAGAAACCTTGGCAGATTATGGCATAAACGTAAAAAGTCCGGAAATGTTGACGGAATATGCGAGAGAAAAGCTTGCACGTTCTATCGTTAAGCCTTATCTAGACAGCAACGGCGGTTTACCGATTGTAACCTTGGATATGAATGCGGAAAAAACAATTCAAGATTCTATTAGACATACTGAAAATGGTGCTTATCTTGCTTTAAACCCCGGCTCTGCTCAGCGTTTAATTCAACAGATAAATAACGTAATCGAAAATGCGGTTGCAACAGACGGACAACCCGTTATTTTAGCAAGCCCTATTTCTCGTCCTTATTTGGCACAAGTGGTGATGAGGTTTTTACCGAATATCCCTGTGTTGTCTCAGGCTGAAATTCCTCCGGATATTCGCCTTTCATCAGTAGGTAATGTGGTGTTTGAATAA
- a CDS encoding MinD/ParA family protein, protein MATDLPLVFSITSGKGGVGKTNISVNLAYSLAQAGKRVLLLDADLGLANVDVILGLMPELNLFHLFHEDAKVTDIICDTPYGFKVLPASSGVSEMLALTTAQKLDLLEAMDGLEDSVDYMIVDTGAGINDNVVYFNLAAQERIVVLTPEPTSLTDAYALIKVMKLDHGIEHFKVVVNMVPDLASAKEVFTRLHRACDHFLSGVSLDLIGFLPKDPGVRKAVREQKPFCLVEPKGLACSAMKGLARTVQGWDIASNLDGNIKFFWKKLLFRS, encoded by the coding sequence ATGGCTACAGATCTGCCTTTAGTTTTTTCAATTACTTCCGGTAAGGGAGGAGTCGGAAAAACCAATATTTCGGTAAATTTAGCATATAGTTTAGCCCAAGCTGGAAAAAGGGTGTTACTGTTAGATGCTGATCTTGGTCTTGCAAACGTTGATGTTATTTTAGGGCTTATGCCTGAGTTAAATTTATTTCATTTGTTTCATGAAGATGCAAAGGTAACCGATATTATTTGCGATACGCCTTATGGTTTTAAAGTTTTGCCCGCTTCTTCGGGGGTGAGTGAGATGCTTGCTTTAACAACTGCACAAAAACTTGATTTGCTTGAAGCTATGGACGGACTTGAAGATTCTGTTGATTATATGATTGTTGATACCGGTGCCGGAATTAACGACAACGTTGTTTATTTTAACCTTGCCGCTCAAGAACGTATTGTGGTTTTAACCCCTGAACCAACCTCATTAACCGATGCGTATGCCTTAATTAAGGTAATGAAGCTCGATCATGGGATAGAACACTTTAAGGTTGTTGTAAATATGGTTCCTGATTTAGCTTCTGCCAAAGAAGTTTTTACTCGCCTTCATCGGGCTTGTGATCATTTTTTAAGTGGAGTTTCTTTAGACTTAATCGGATTTTTGCCAAAAGACCCGGGTGTTCGTAAAGCGGTTAGGGAACAAAAACCTTTCTGTTTGGTTGAGCCTAAGGGGCTTGCTTGCAGTGCTATGAAAGGCTTGGCAAGAACTGTTCAAGGTTGGGATATTGCGTCAAATCTTGATGGTAATATTAAATTTTTCTGGAAAAAACTATTGTTCCGCTCTTAA
- a CDS encoding FliA/WhiG family RNA polymerase sigma factor, with protein MSSHQQNNTTAQTLIPPWEQLESGAVFWNDFPPRVQEKIVRHYAPKVKYLANRLRLKLPKNIELSELVSAGTLGLIESLGKFQPHLGIKFETYAENRIRGAMLDELRRLDWFPRSLRHRVRQLDEAMQRLSHNTTGEIPSEEALAELTGLSTKQVREGLEAMQNQSCLSLDALQEGFIPSKESITEDEPFEITANQELIDAVAGLVEQLTEREKMVLSLYYTDELNMRETASVLDITEGRVSQLHSQALVRLRKSFLQKFGKLEL; from the coding sequence TTGTCTAGTCATCAACAAAATAATACCACAGCACAAACTCTGATTCCCCCTTGGGAACAGTTAGAGAGTGGTGCTGTTTTTTGGAACGACTTTCCGCCCAGAGTTCAAGAAAAAATAGTTAGACATTACGCACCGAAAGTTAAATACCTTGCAAACCGTTTAAGATTAAAATTGCCTAAAAATATAGAATTATCCGAGTTGGTTAGTGCCGGAACTTTGGGGTTAATCGAATCACTTGGTAAATTTCAACCCCATTTGGGAATTAAGTTTGAAACTTATGCGGAAAATCGTATTCGTGGTGCCATGTTAGACGAACTTCGTCGTTTAGATTGGTTTCCGCGTAGTTTACGACACAGAGTTCGCCAACTTGACGAGGCAATGCAACGCTTGTCTCATAACACCACAGGGGAAATACCATCAGAAGAGGCTTTGGCAGAACTTACCGGTTTATCTACAAAACAGGTAAGGGAAGGGCTTGAAGCCATGCAAAACCAAAGCTGTCTTTCTCTTGACGCCCTGCAAGAAGGTTTTATTCCCTCAAAAGAAAGTATAACCGAAGATGAGCCTTTTGAAATAACTGCTAACCAAGAGCTTATAGATGCGGTTGCGGGGCTTGTTGAACAATTGACAGAACGTGAGAAAATGGTATTATCTTTGTACTATACAGATGAGTTAAATATGCGTGAGACTGCCTCTGTCCTTGATATTACCGAAGGCAGAGTTTCACAATTACACTCTCAGGCGTTGGTAAGATTACGTAAAAGTTTTTTACAAAAATTTGGTAAGTTAGAATTATAA
- a CDS encoding chemotaxis response regulator CheY, which yields MGYDPNMRILIVDDFSTMRRIVKNILRQLGMNNVVEADDGTTAWDVLNKDKIDFIVSDWNMPQMTGIDLLRKVRASEEFADLPFLMVTAEAQQENIIEAVQAKVSNYIVKPFTADTLKQKIDKIFP from the coding sequence ATGGGTTATGATCCAAACATGCGAATTTTGATTGTTGATGATTTTTCTACAATGCGTCGTATCGTAAAAAACATTTTACGCCAACTGGGCATGAATAACGTGGTTGAGGCTGATGACGGAACAACAGCTTGGGATGTTTTAAATAAAGATAAAATTGATTTTATCGTTTCTGATTGGAATATGCCACAAATGACCGGTATAGACCTTTTGAGAAAAGTACGTGCAAGCGAAGAATTTGCTGATCTTCCTTTCTTAATGGTTACCGCCGAAGCGCAACAAGAAAATATTATCGAAGCCGTTCAAGCCAAGGTTTCAAATTATATCGTTAAGCCTTTTACTGCGGATACTTTAAAACAAAAAATAGATAAGATTTTCCCTTAA
- a CDS encoding flagellar basal body-associated FliL family protein — protein sequence MPDKDEDFLSDLGSFDSKEPTKTAAPDLDLDLESNNAKVALDLDDAPFLEQEKAPKQEEKKPSPPSAEKVSMQQPEKQQAESDVNNKSKRKKLIIIGGAVVVLLLVGVGLFLFLSGGEQTEEPKELHQPVVEPQPKEHGKAPAEHKPATNSSTPAKPELSLMEWEPFVIEKKDRDGKIVFLYTKFTVATEDQKLLSEMNSKKVILRDAIFFFLENKELIYLSDPTAVSGLKRELLNVINEKLQHGELKDILIENYLIK from the coding sequence ATGCCTGATAAAGATGAAGATTTTTTAAGCGATTTAGGGTCTTTTGATTCTAAAGAACCAACAAAAACCGCAGCTCCTGACCTTGATCTTGACCTTGAGAGCAATAACGCCAAGGTTGCCCTTGATCTTGATGATGCACCTTTTTTAGAGCAAGAAAAAGCTCCGAAACAAGAAGAAAAAAAACCGTCGCCACCGTCGGCAGAAAAAGTCAGTATGCAACAACCTGAAAAACAACAGGCTGAAAGCGACGTTAATAATAAGTCTAAACGCAAAAAGCTTATTATTATCGGCGGGGCTGTCGTTGTTTTATTGCTTGTTGGCGTTGGCTTATTTCTTTTTTTGAGTGGAGGAGAACAAACAGAAGAGCCAAAAGAGCTTCATCAACCTGTTGTCGAACCTCAACCCAAAGAACATGGAAAAGCCCCGGCTGAACATAAACCGGCAACAAACTCAAGCACCCCCGCCAAGCCCGAGCTTTCTCTGATGGAGTGGGAGCCGTTTGTTATAGAAAAAAAAGACCGTGATGGTAAAATTGTTTTTCTTTATACTAAATTTACCGTTGCAACCGAAGACCAAAAACTTTTAAGCGAAATGAACTCTAAAAAAGTTATTTTGCGTGATGCGATTTTCTTTTTTCTTGAAAACAAAGAACTTATTTATTTAAGTGATCCTACTGCCGTATCCGGTTTGAAAAGAGAATTGTTAAACGTTATTAACGAAAAATTGCAACACGGAGAATTAAAAGATATTTTAATTGAAAATTATCTGATTAAATAG
- a CDS encoding DUF262 domain-containing protein gives MENNDKIEDIGEEDVADYSIHAKDFRDIVVWGTDWTVETIINQIKKGNIDLQPDFQRRDAWNIAEKSRFIESLFLNIPIPPIILAEHSNNKGKFIVIDGKQRLSTIMQFCATHADNGDVFKAFNLKELEVRPELNGKSYTDLESDIVYVDDMASFLNQTIRTIVLKNWAKEEALYSIFLRLNTGSKKLSPQELRQALHPGEFLQFIDKKCDSSTIVKNMLGLKKPDSRMRDAEIIVRYYAFKLYITSYDGKLKNFLDNTCKKSNNGWDSQKYEDIFLELENAITLCNGIFGNNAFSRYNPKAGTFSNRFNRALFDPLAYYFSDPSVRRQVEQNKDKFRDNFIEKSKDDPDFNNSLELSTKTLERVTYRFNIIEDIIRDSCSQAIILNHISHDNKKLSVVKK, from the coding sequence ATGGAAAATAATGATAAAATTGAAGATATAGGCGAGGAAGATGTAGCTGATTATTCCATTCATGCTAAGGATTTTCGTGATATAGTTGTATGGGGAACTGATTGGACTGTGGAAACGATCATTAACCAAATTAAAAAAGGTAATATTGATTTACAGCCTGATTTTCAGCGTCGCGATGCTTGGAATATAGCAGAAAAGAGTCGTTTTATCGAATCATTATTCCTTAATATACCTATACCTCCAATTATTTTGGCAGAACATAGTAATAACAAAGGTAAATTTATTGTAATTGATGGCAAACAACGATTGTCAACGATTATGCAATTTTGTGCAACACATGCAGATAATGGAGATGTATTCAAAGCTTTTAATTTGAAAGAATTGGAGGTGCGTCCGGAACTAAATGGTAAAAGCTATACAGATTTAGAATCAGATATAGTCTATGTCGACGATATGGCTTCTTTTTTGAACCAAACTATAAGAACTATTGTGTTGAAAAATTGGGCTAAAGAAGAAGCATTATATTCTATTTTTTTACGTTTAAATACTGGCAGTAAAAAATTATCGCCTCAAGAATTGCGACAAGCACTTCACCCGGGGGAGTTCCTACAGTTTATTGATAAAAAATGTGATTCGTCTACAATAGTAAAAAATATGCTTGGTTTAAAAAAACCCGACTCTAGAATGCGTGATGCGGAAATTATTGTTAGATACTATGCTTTTAAGTTATATATAACATCTTATGATGGGAAATTAAAAAACTTTTTAGATAATACATGTAAAAAATCAAACAATGGTTGGGATTCTCAGAAGTATGAAGATATTTTTTTAGAATTAGAAAACGCCATAACATTATGTAATGGTATTTTTGGTAATAATGCTTTTTCTAGGTATAATCCGAAAGCGGGTACGTTTTCCAATCGATTTAATAGAGCTTTATTTGATCCACTTGCGTATTATTTTTCGGATCCGAGTGTGAGAAGGCAGGTTGAACAAAACAAAGATAAATTTAGAGACAATTTCATCGAAAAAAGCAAAGATGATCCTGATTTTAATAACAGTCTTGAATTATCTACAAAAACTTTAGAGAGAGTAACTTATAGATTTAACATAATAGAAGATATTATTAGAGACTCTTGTTCTCAAGCCATTATTCTTAACCATATATCTCATGATAACAAGAAATTATCTGTTGTGAAAAAATAA